ACCCGGTAGGGAACCACCCTTTGGTCCGGCGGCTCGCAGGAGCCGCCGGACCAGATTAGCCGAAGAACACCGGATCAGTAGCCCTCGTCCACATTCACGAGCCCGTCCAGAGGCTCGCCGGCAGCAAACCTGCGAACGTTCTCACGCACGCGCCCGGCCAGCAGCGGAGCCACCATTTCCGGTGTTTCGGCAGTGTGCGGAGTAATGAGCGCCCGCGGTTCGTTCCAGAGCGGATGTCCGTCCGGCAACGGCTGCGGATCGGTAACGTCCAAAGCAGCCCCGGCCAGTTGCCCGGCGGCGAGCGCCTGCACCAGGGCATCAGTATCGACGGTGGGCCCGCGGCTGATATTGATCAGGAAGGCCTCAGGCTTCAGCAGCGCCAGCCGCCGCGCATCCATGAAGTGATCTGTTCCGGCCGTTAGTGCCGCAGCCAGGATCACGACGTCGGCGTCCGCCAGGGCCTCGTCCAAGCCTGCATCGGTCACCGTCTTTTCAGCGCCGGGAACCGGCTGGTTATGCGCACGAACCACGGTGATGTGTTCGGTGAAGGCCTGCAGCAGCCGCAAAATCTCAGACCCGACACCGCCCGCGCCAACCAGAACCACGTTTCGCCCGTGCAGTGAGGTGCCCAGCGGCGGCCCCCAGCTTCGGGCCCGGGCAAATGCCGGAACTCCGCGCATGATGGCCAGCGTCAAGGTCAGGGCGAACTCCCCCACCGGCTGGCCGAAGGCACCCTTGCCGCTGGTCCATTCCCGGGTGTGGTTGGCCCGCATGAGACCGTCATACTGATCAACCCCCGCGAGGTACAGCTGAATCCAGCGTATGCCGGGGTGCTCCGCCAGAACGCTCTCCACCGCGGAGGCGCTGATGGCATCCGAGAGCACCAGGCCTGCGGTGGCATCGGACAATGGTTCGACGACGCCGCCGCCTTCCCGAACGGCGGCAGCCAGTTCATCGGTTGGCGACGGGAGAAGGGCGATGGACGGTACGGCCGGGACAAAACCCGAGCCCGCCTGCGGATAAGGATTAAAAGGGTCAGCGTGCTTGGCCATTCGACGGCTCCTGCGGGCTGTGGGGTTCCCCGTGGGCGTCAGTCACGCACGGGCGCCGTGCGGGATGATGGCACCGGCTCCTGACGATTTTAGTTCCGTGCGGAAACCAGGGATAGGGACGACAGCTCTATCCCCGGCGTGAAGGCTATCCCCGTTGGGTTTGGGCGAGCAGCTGCTCAAACGGCAGCGACACCGCGGCCCCGGCGCGGGCTGCCGGCGCCTGGTCCCCCAACAGTGCCACGAGCTCCCCGGCGGCACGGCGGACCCGTTCATCCAGCGGGGCCGTCTGGGCTTCACCGGTGCCCCAATCCTCCGGCGCGGCGTAAACAGCGGTGGGTGTCACCCGAGCGCGGAGGTAACTGAACATGGGCCGGAGGGCGAAGTCGAGGACCATCGAGTGCCGGGAGCTGCCACCGGTCGCTCCCAGGATAACCGGCTTGCCGTCCAGCGCAGTGTTGTCGATGACATCGAAAAAGGACTTGAACAATCCGCTCATGGACGCCGTGAAGACCGGGGTTACAGCCACCAGGGCATCGGCTCCGATAACTTCATTGATTAGCGCCTCCAGTTTTGGAGCGGCAAAACCCGTCACCATGTTATTGGCGATATCCACGGCGTACTCCCGCAGCTCGAAGGTACTCACCGACGCCGAGCTGCCCGCCGCTTCAAAGGCTGCGGCTGCTTCCGCTCCAAGCTGGTCAGCCAGCATGCGGCTCGATGAGGGAACCCCCAAGCCGGCTGAGACTACTACGATTCTGCGATCCGCCATCGTGGCGACCTCCTGAAGCTTTCATGTGTTTGCATCTAGTTTTGTTCAACCCCACGCTGCACACTGTTATTCCCCGGCAGCCGCAGAATTGGTGGCTGCTCCCACTGCTAGTAATCTCGAGTCAATGGCTTCCCCCCATTCCTCCCCCGTCCTTCCACCACCTGCTCCGCGGCCAACCGTCACATCGACCATCACCCACGCTGCCCGTGGAGCCCTGATAGGACTGGTCGAACTGGTACCGGGAGTCTCCGGTGGCACGGTGGCACTCGTCCTCGGAATCTTCGATCGACTCATTGCATCTGCCAATCACTTCATCAGCGGCCTCACGCACCTTGTCTTCAGAGGGAGCAGGACCAGCGCCGCACAGCGGTTTGCACCCGTCGAATGGAGTTTGGTGTTGCCGCTGGCCGCCGGCATGTTCCTGGCCCTGGCGACGTTGTCGGGACCGCTGCACTCCTTCGTTGAGAACCAAGCGACCATCGCCAGCGCGTTGTTCTTCGGCATGGTCGCAGCCAGCCTGCTTGTACCGATCAGCATGGTGAGGCAAGTCGGACCACCAACAGCCGCCGGCACGGTGAAGGGCGTTGCCGTGGTGCTCCTCGTCGCTGCCGCAGCGTTCATGCTGCTGGGGATACCGGCCCTGCAGATTCAAGATCCGCCGTGGTGGGCCCTGACCCTCAGCGGTGCAGTTGCAGTGTGCGCCCTCGCACTGCCGGGCCTCTCCGGTTCCTTCATCCTGCTGACCTTCGGCATGTACGAGCCGACGCTCGAAGCCGTCAGTACGAGAGATTACGGCTATTTGGCACTCTTTATCACCGGCGCCATCCTGGGCTTGGCCTCTTTCGTCCGCCTGCTTGGCCACCTCCTGCGCGTACGACGCCGGGCTGTCCTCTTGGTGGCCACCGGGCTGATCCTCGGCTCACTTCGTGCACTCTGGCCCTGGCAGCAGGACACCACCCTGCTCCCACCCGATGATGCTTGGCTGTGGCCACTGGCTGCATGCCTTGCCGGCGCCTGCGTAGTCCTGCTCCTCTGGTGGCGCCAGCCGCGCACGGAGATGACCGCGGCCGTAGGCCCCCACGGAAACGTGGACCAGCATCCGTGAGCTGCACGGGTCCCCACCGCTGTTGTTCCCCGTCCCACAGGCCTGAGCGAATCTGACCACAGGGCCTACAGTCCCTGCCCCCGGGCGGTCCTGCCCTCAACGAATGAGCGAGATAGATCTGTGAGTGAAACAACCCAACGGCGCGTAAACGTGGCTGCGCTGATGACGGCGTTGCTGGCTGCCTGCACCGCGTTCCAGCTGAACGCTTCCATGCTGTCCCCCGCCCTGATCACTATTGAGGAAGAGCTCAACACCACCGCGGCGGCAGTAGCCCTGACCCAAACGGCCTTTTTCACCTCCGCAGCACTTTTCTCCCTGTTCCTTCCGCGCCTGG
This genomic interval from Arthrobacter citreus contains the following:
- a CDS encoding NAD(P)-dependent oxidoreductase — its product is MAKHADPFNPYPQAGSGFVPAVPSIALLPSPTDELAAAVREGGGVVEPLSDATAGLVLSDAISASAVESVLAEHPGIRWIQLYLAGVDQYDGLMRANHTREWTSGKGAFGQPVGEFALTLTLAIMRGVPAFARARSWGPPLGTSLHGRNVVLVGAGGVGSEILRLLQAFTEHITVVRAHNQPVPGAEKTVTDAGLDEALADADVVILAAALTAGTDHFMDARRLALLKPEAFLINISRGPTVDTDALVQALAAGQLAGAALDVTDPQPLPDGHPLWNEPRALITPHTAETPEMVAPLLAGRVRENVRRFAAGEPLDGLVNVDEGY
- a CDS encoding CE1759 family FMN reductase, which encodes MADRRIVVVSAGLGVPSSSRMLADQLGAEAAAAFEAAGSSASVSTFELREYAVDIANNMVTGFAAPKLEALINEVIGADALVAVTPVFTASMSGLFKSFFDVIDNTALDGKPVILGATGGSSRHSMVLDFALRPMFSYLRARVTPTAVYAAPEDWGTGEAQTAPLDERVRRAAGELVALLGDQAPAARAGAAVSLPFEQLLAQTQRG
- a CDS encoding DUF368 domain-containing protein gives rise to the protein MASPHSSPVLPPPAPRPTVTSTITHAARGALIGLVELVPGVSGGTVALVLGIFDRLIASANHFISGLTHLVFRGSRTSAAQRFAPVEWSLVLPLAAGMFLALATLSGPLHSFVENQATIASALFFGMVAASLLVPISMVRQVGPPTAAGTVKGVAVVLLVAAAAFMLLGIPALQIQDPPWWALTLSGAVAVCALALPGLSGSFILLTFGMYEPTLEAVSTRDYGYLALFITGAILGLASFVRLLGHLLRVRRRAVLLVATGLILGSLRALWPWQQDTTLLPPDDAWLWPLAACLAGACVVLLLWWRQPRTEMTAAVGPHGNVDQHP